The Jiangella sp. DSM 45060 genome contains the following window.
TTCGGCTACACCGAGGAAGAGCTGCGGCTGCTGCTCGCGCCCATGGCGAAGGCCGGCGCCGAGCCGATCGGATCGATGGGCACCGATACCCCCATCGCGGCGCTGTCGAACCGGCCGCGGCTGCTGTTCGACTACTTCTCGCAGCTGTTCGCGCAGGTCACGAACCCGCCGCTGGACGCCATCCGGGAAGAGCTGGTCACGTCGCTCAACGGCACCGTCGGTCCCGAGGGCAACCTGCTCGACCCCGGCCCGGCGTCGTGCCGCCAGCTGGTGCTGCCGTTCCCGGTCATCGACAACGATCAACTCGCGAAGATCATCCACGTCAACCGCGACGGCGACCTCCCGGGCTACGCCACCCACATCATCCGCGGCCTGTACGACGTCGCCGGCGGGGGAGCGGAGCTGGGCCGGCGGCTGGCCGAGATCTGCGCCGAGGCGTCGAAGGCCATCGAGTCCGGCGCGCGCATCATCGTGCTGTCCGACCGCAACTCCGACACCACGCTGGCGCCCATCCCGTCGCTGCTGCTCACCGCCGCGGTGCACCACCACCTCATCCGCGAGAAGAGCCGCACCAAGGTCGGCCTGGTCATCGAGGCCGGCGACGTCCGCGAGGTGCACCACGTCGCGCTGCTGATCGGCTACGGCGCCGGCGCGGTCAACCCGTACCTCGCCATGGAGAGCGTCGAGGACCTCGTCCGCCAGGGCACCCTGCTGCCCGGCGTCAGCCCGCAGAAGGCGGTCGCCAACCTCATCAAGGCGCTCGGCAAGGGCGTGCTCAAGGTCATGAGCAAGATGGGCGTCTCGACGGTCGCCTCCTACACCGGCGCGCAGATCTTCGAGGCGGTCGGCCTGGCCCAGGAGGTCGTCGACAAGTACTTCACCGGCACCACCTCCCGGCTCGGCGGCATCGGCCTCGACGTCGTCGCCGAAGAGGTGCGGCGCCGCCACGCCCAGGCCTACCCGCGCGGCGGCAGCGCCACCCGGCACCGCAAGCTCGAGGTCGGCGGCGAGTACCAGTGGCGGCGCGAGGGCGAGCCGCACCTGTTCGACCCCGAGACGGTGTTCCGGCTGCAGCACTCCACCCGGGCCGGGCGCTACGACGTCTTCAAGCAGTACACCGAGCAGGTGAACGAGCAGTCCAAGCGGCTGATGACGCTGCGCGGGCTGTTCCGGCTCAAGACCGGGCAGCTCCCGCCGGTGCCGATCGACGAGGTCGAGAGCATCGAGAGCATCGTCAAGCGGTTCTCCACCGGTGCCATGTCGTACGGCTCCATCAGCCGCGAGGCGCACGAGACCCTCGCCATCGCGATGAACCGCCTCGGCGGCAAGTCCAACACCGGCGAGGGCGGCGAAGACGCCGACCGGCTGTACGACCCCGAGCGGCGCAGCGCCATCAAGCAGGTGGCCAGCGGCCGGTTCGGCGTGACGTCGGACTACCTGAGCAACGCCGACGACATCCAGATCAAGATGGCGCAGGGCGCGAAGCCCGGCGAGGGCGGCCAGCTGCCCGGGCACAAGGTGTACCCGTGGGTGGCGCGCACCCGCCACTCCACGCCGGGCGTCGGACTCATCTCGCCGCCGCCGCACCACGACATCTACTCCATCGAGGACCTCAAGCAGCTCATCCACGACCTCAAGAACGCCAACCCGGCCGCCCGCATCCACGTCAAGCTGGTCGCCGAGGTCGGCGTCGGCACGGTCGCCGCGGGCGTCTCCAAGGCGCACGCCGACGTCGTGCTGATCTCCGGCCACGACGGCGGCACCGGCGCCGCGCCGCTGACCAGCCTCAAGCACGCCGGCGGCCCGTGGGAGCTCGGCCTGGCCGAGACGCAGCAGACGCTGCTGCTCAACGGCCTGCGCGACCGCATCGTCGTGCAGACCGACGGCCAGCTCAAGACCGGCCGCGACGTCGTCGTCGCGGCCCTGCTGGGCGCCGAGGAGTACGGCTTCGCCACCGCGCCGCTGGTGGTGTCGGGCTGCATCATGATGCGGGTCTGCCACCTCGACACCTGCCCGGTGGGCGTCGCCACGCAGAACCCGGAGCTGCGCAAGAAGTTCACCGGCCGGCCCGAGTTCGTCGTCACGTTCTTCGAGTACATCGCGCAGGAGGTGCGCGAGTACCTCGCCGAGCTGGGGCTGCGCAGCCTCGACGACGCCATCGGCCGGGCCGACCTCCTCGACACCGAGGCCGCCGTCGGCCACTGGAAGGCCGCCGGGCTCGACCTCTCGCCCGTCCTGCACGTGCCCGAGCTGCCCGACGGCGCCGCCCGGCGCCAGGTGGTCGGCCAGGACCACGGGCTCGAGAAGGCGCTCGACAACCAGCTCATCGCGCTGGCCACCGACGCGCTCGAGCACGGCGAGCCGGTGCGCGTCCAGCTCGAGGTGCGCAACGTCAACCGCACCGTCGGCACCATGCTCGGCCACGAGGTCACCAAGCGCACCTCCGGCGCCGGCCTGCCCCCCGACACCATCGACGTCACGTTCACCGGCTCGGCCGGGCAGTCGTTCGGCGCGTTCCTGCCGTCCGGCGTCACGCTGCGGCTCGAGGGCGACGTCAACGACTACCTCGCCAAGGGGCTGTCGGGCGGCCGCGTCATCGTCCGCCCCGACCGCGCCGCGCCGTTCGCAGCCGAAGAGAACATCATCGCCGGCAACGTCGCCGCCTACGGCGCCACCGGCGGCGAGCTGTACGTCCGCGGGCTCGTGGGCGAGCGGTTCTGCGTGCGCAACTCCGGCGTCACCGCCGTCGTCGAGGGTGTCGGCGACCACGCGCTCGAGTACATGACCGGCGGCACCGCCGTCATCCTCGGCCGCACCGGCCGCAACATCGCCGCCGGCATGTCCGGCGGCACGGCGTTCGTGCTCGACCTCGACACCAGCCGGGTCAACCCCGACATGGTCGAGATCGAGACGCCCGACGCCGGCGAGCTGGCCCGGCTGCACGGCATCATCTCGACGTACCACCACGAGACCGGCTCGGCCGTCGCCGAGGCGCTGCTGGCCGACTGGCCGGCGTCGATGGCCCGGTTCTCCCTCATCATGCCCACGGACTACAAGCGAGTGCTCGCCGCCAAGGCCGCCGCCGAGCGCGATGGACGCGATGTCGACGTCGCGATCATGGAGGCGGCGCATGGCTGACCCACGAGGCTTCCTGAAGACGCAGCGCCAGGGCGCCACACCGCGCCCGGTCGAGGAGCGGCTGCGCGACTGGAACGAGGTCTATCCCGCACCGGGCATCGGCCGCACGCTGCTGCCGATCATCGTCGAGCAGGCCGGGCGTTGCAT
Protein-coding sequences here:
- the gltB gene encoding glutamate synthase large subunit, giving the protein MRLTPHPQGFDRQGLYDPRFEHDACGVAFVATLDGVASRAIVDRGLTALSNLDHRGASGAEPDSGDGAGILIQIPDAFCRAVAGVELPAAGHYATGLAFIPDDDAQDAEIVAATDRIAADEGLTVLAWREVPTTPGLLGKTARSTLPRVRQLFVASDDGAASGIELDRKAFALRKRLERTTGAYFPSLSSRTMVYKGMLTTGQLEPFFPDLSDERLASAIAVVHSRFSTNTFPSWPLAHPYRFVAHNGEINTVQGNRNWMRARESQLASDVIGGDLARLFPVIAPDGSDSASFDEVLELLHLGGRSLPHAVRMMIPEAWENHQGISKARRDFFEFHSTIMEPWDGPAAVVFTDGDLVGAVLDRNGLRPGRYWITDDGLVVLASEAGVLDLDPSTVVRKGRLEPGRMFLVDVAGHKVMDDDEVMDKLAAQEPYGEWLHAGLVRLGDLPEREHVVHTHASVTRRQQTFGYTEEELRLLLAPMAKAGAEPIGSMGTDTPIAALSNRPRLLFDYFSQLFAQVTNPPLDAIREELVTSLNGTVGPEGNLLDPGPASCRQLVLPFPVIDNDQLAKIIHVNRDGDLPGYATHIIRGLYDVAGGGAELGRRLAEICAEASKAIESGARIIVLSDRNSDTTLAPIPSLLLTAAVHHHLIREKSRTKVGLVIEAGDVREVHHVALLIGYGAGAVNPYLAMESVEDLVRQGTLLPGVSPQKAVANLIKALGKGVLKVMSKMGVSTVASYTGAQIFEAVGLAQEVVDKYFTGTTSRLGGIGLDVVAEEVRRRHAQAYPRGGSATRHRKLEVGGEYQWRREGEPHLFDPETVFRLQHSTRAGRYDVFKQYTEQVNEQSKRLMTLRGLFRLKTGQLPPVPIDEVESIESIVKRFSTGAMSYGSISREAHETLAIAMNRLGGKSNTGEGGEDADRLYDPERRSAIKQVASGRFGVTSDYLSNADDIQIKMAQGAKPGEGGQLPGHKVYPWVARTRHSTPGVGLISPPPHHDIYSIEDLKQLIHDLKNANPAARIHVKLVAEVGVGTVAAGVSKAHADVVLISGHDGGTGAAPLTSLKHAGGPWELGLAETQQTLLLNGLRDRIVVQTDGQLKTGRDVVVAALLGAEEYGFATAPLVVSGCIMMRVCHLDTCPVGVATQNPELRKKFTGRPEFVVTFFEYIAQEVREYLAELGLRSLDDAIGRADLLDTEAAVGHWKAAGLDLSPVLHVPELPDGAARRQVVGQDHGLEKALDNQLIALATDALEHGEPVRVQLEVRNVNRTVGTMLGHEVTKRTSGAGLPPDTIDVTFTGSAGQSFGAFLPSGVTLRLEGDVNDYLAKGLSGGRVIVRPDRAAPFAAEENIIAGNVAAYGATGGELYVRGLVGERFCVRNSGVTAVVEGVGDHALEYMTGGTAVILGRTGRNIAAGMSGGTAFVLDLDTSRVNPDMVEIETPDAGELARLHGIISTYHHETGSAVAEALLADWPASMARFSLIMPTDYKRVLAAKAAAERDGRDVDVAIMEAAHG